Proteins encoded together in one Stutzerimonas stutzeri window:
- a CDS encoding YdbL family protein yields MKAYLKLTSLLLALLLALPAAAMTLNEAMSALGEAKASGMLGEKPDGYLGVVRSSKNAEEIASQINQARRAEYHRVAKQNGISVSDVEAIAGKKAIEKTPPGQIIQLNGNWVRK; encoded by the coding sequence ATGAAAGCCTATCTGAAACTGACCAGCCTGCTCCTGGCACTCCTGCTGGCCCTGCCCGCCGCAGCGATGACCCTCAACGAAGCCATGTCCGCCCTGGGTGAAGCCAAGGCCAGCGGCATGCTCGGCGAGAAGCCCGACGGCTATCTGGGCGTGGTTCGCTCCAGCAAGAACGCCGAGGAGATTGCCAGCCAGATCAACCAGGCTCGCCGCGCCGAGTACCACCGCGTAGCCAAGCAGAACGGCATCAGCGTCAGCGACGTCGAAGCCATCGCCGGCAAGAAGGCCATCGAAAAGACGCCGCCCGGCCAGATCATCCAGCTCAACGGCAACTGGGTCCGCAAGTGA
- a CDS encoding YnbE family lipoprotein, with translation MRLRHTLTIVLLGLFASACTPRVELAVPNEPININLNVKIEHEIYIRVDKQLDSIINQDSGLF, from the coding sequence ATGCGGTTGCGCCATACGCTGACCATCGTGTTGCTGGGTCTCTTCGCCAGCGCCTGTACACCGCGGGTGGAACTGGCCGTGCCGAACGAGCCGATCAACATCAACCTGAACGTGAAGATCGAACACGAGATTTATATCCGCGTGGACAAGCAGCTCGACTCGATCATCAACCAAGACAGCGGACTGTTCTGA